One Echinicola strongylocentroti DNA window includes the following coding sequences:
- a CDS encoding GIN domain-containing protein: MKLNTIYSALIAAVLFCSCTDNNLCIKGDGEVKEYDLEVGEFDEVSLSGPIDLTIVQGEVQSLKVLAESQLMEALEYDVRGGELMIGFRDKVKCLKSTKGVRVIATVPDIHKISIDGDSEINNVGNLALTDLTIECHGDAEVVLFGTVDRQFFVVDGKIEVENFGLVSAETTIEVNGKGEFEVNCTEVMYIDVNGKADVDYKGHPRVYQDVNGLLDLDDAN, translated from the coding sequence ATGAAACTTAACACAATTTATTCAGCACTCATCGCGGCAGTGTTGTTTTGCTCCTGTACAGATAATAACCTGTGCATTAAAGGAGATGGGGAGGTAAAAGAGTACGACCTCGAAGTAGGTGAATTTGATGAAGTATCCCTTAGCGGTCCGATAGATTTAACGATCGTCCAGGGAGAAGTGCAGTCATTAAAGGTTCTTGCAGAAAGCCAATTGATGGAGGCATTGGAATATGATGTGCGAGGAGGAGAGCTTATGATAGGCTTCAGGGATAAGGTCAAATGCCTAAAAAGTACAAAAGGTGTCCGCGTAATAGCCACCGTTCCGGATATTCATAAAATCAGCATCGATGGAGACAGTGAAATCAATAATGTTGGCAATCTAGCGCTGACAGACTTGACCATTGAGTGTCACGGAGACGCTGAAGTGGTGCTTTTTGGTACGGTGGACCGTCAGTTTTTTGTGGTAGATGGAAAGATCGAGGTGGAGAATTTTGGACTCGTATCGGCAGAGACTACCATTGAAGTAAACGGTAAAGGGGAGTTTGAAGTCAACTGCACTGAAGTCATGTATATCGATGTCAATGGCAAAGCAGATGTGGACTACAAGGGCCACCCCAGGGTGTATCAAGATGTCAATGGCTTGCTGGACCTTGATGATGCCAATTAA
- a CDS encoding rubredoxin encodes MQKADLVRVFVKGGIISPGDFLKTINTANELGTNYIHLGSRQDLLFPVKDKNLKTLEETFNAINTAYDTDGEEFHNIVTSYTALDVMPTTHWLASHTYHYILDTFDYLPKLKINITDPVQSLVPLFTGNINFVASSFDNYWYLYLRFSEIDAKPWCAPDLIYGYDLARMAKVIEEINPVKSGLKYPEIYEKAKSITAPNTSPVEQELDYPEATSPYYEGMNRIVGGKYWLGLYWRNNKFTINFLKALCQLCIDTNIGKISLTPWKSIIVRGIAEKDRLSWEKLLGKFGINIRHSSLELNWHLPVLDEEALDIKNYLVRALDKQDISTYGLSFSVKTKHMALFTSVAIEKAKKEKESEPDTFNIQYSKDFNPNLSEYFYYAKKVPLDTIPPLLIELSYKYYDQLEAQKSQEESGEVEKEKSQRPHRKYQCSNCLTIYDEKYGDEEAEVPAGTSFLKLPSSYCCSVCESPKSAFKLIHN; translated from the coding sequence ATGCAAAAAGCGGACTTAGTAAGGGTATTTGTAAAAGGTGGCATTATCTCACCTGGTGATTTCCTGAAGACCATCAACACGGCCAATGAACTTGGCACCAACTATATCCACTTGGGCTCCAGGCAGGACCTTCTTTTTCCCGTAAAGGACAAAAACCTGAAGACATTGGAAGAAACCTTCAATGCCATTAATACGGCTTACGATACCGATGGAGAAGAATTCCATAACATCGTGACGTCTTATACAGCCTTGGATGTGATGCCTACCACCCACTGGCTGGCTTCCCATACTTACCACTACATCTTGGACACCTTTGACTACCTGCCCAAGTTAAAGATCAATATCACTGATCCCGTACAGAGTTTAGTGCCGTTATTTACTGGTAATATCAACTTTGTTGCTTCTTCTTTTGACAATTATTGGTACTTGTACCTTAGGTTTTCGGAAATCGATGCCAAGCCGTGGTGTGCGCCCGACCTTATCTACGGATACGATCTCGCACGAATGGCCAAGGTCATCGAAGAAATCAACCCTGTAAAAAGTGGATTGAAATATCCGGAAATCTATGAAAAAGCCAAAAGCATCACCGCCCCCAACACCAGCCCTGTTGAGCAAGAACTAGACTACCCGGAAGCCACTTCCCCTTACTATGAAGGAATGAACCGTATCGTAGGTGGAAAATACTGGCTGGGGCTCTACTGGCGAAACAACAAGTTCACCATCAACTTCCTCAAGGCACTTTGTCAGCTGTGCATTGATACCAACATAGGAAAAATCTCACTTACACCCTGGAAATCGATCATTGTCAGGGGGATTGCTGAAAAAGACCGATTGAGCTGGGAAAAATTATTGGGCAAGTTTGGTATCAATATCCGGCACAGTTCCCTAGAGCTCAACTGGCATCTTCCTGTTCTTGATGAAGAAGCTTTGGACATTAAAAATTACCTGGTCAGGGCACTGGACAAGCAGGACATCAGCACTTACGGGCTGAGCTTTTCGGTCAAGACCAAGCACATGGCCTTATTCACTTCCGTGGCGATCGAAAAAGCCAAAAAAGAAAAGGAATCCGAACCAGACACCTTTAACATCCAGTACTCCAAGGATTTTAACCCCAATCTCTCGGAATATTTCTATTATGCCAAAAAGGTACCCTTGGATACCATTCCGCCGCTACTGATCGAGCTCAGCTATAAATATTATGATCAGCTGGAAGCACAAAAAAGCCAAGAAGAAAGCGGGGAAGTGGAAAAAGAAAAATCCCAACGTCCACACAGAAAGTACCAGTGCTCCAATTGCCTGACCATTTATGACGAAAAATATGGTGACGAAGAAGCAGAAGTGCCAGCCGGTACTTCTTTCTTGAAACTCCCAAGCAGCTATTGTTGTTCGGTCTGCGAAAGCCCAAAGTCGGCGTTCAAACTTATCCATAACTAA
- a CDS encoding DUF7009 family protein, whose translation MKLRINNNSIRLRLSQSEVQEVASGNSVTEHLYLGSSEMGMQYSLILDASTDDVEAFFEDGHLKVILPEELALDWASTDEISIRHVQHQGKTHENILLIEKDFQCLHKRPDEDESDNFPNPKSPEDYQK comes from the coding sequence ATGAAACTGCGCATCAATAACAATTCCATTCGATTACGGCTTAGCCAATCTGAAGTACAGGAAGTCGCATCTGGCAATTCAGTTACCGAGCACCTCTATCTGGGCAGTTCTGAAATGGGCATGCAATACAGTCTGATACTGGACGCTTCGACAGATGATGTTGAAGCATTTTTTGAAGATGGTCACTTAAAAGTCATACTCCCTGAGGAACTGGCTCTTGACTGGGCCTCCACAGACGAGATCAGCATCAGACATGTCCAACATCAAGGGAAGACGCATGAAAACATCCTTCTTATCGAAAAGGATTTTCAATGCCTACACAAACGTCCCGATGAAGACGAAAGCGATAATTTCCCCAACCCAAAATCACCGGAGGATTATCAAAAGTGA
- a CDS encoding PKD domain-containing protein, producing the protein MKKLLPFDCYYYSFIFQLIARVSLAQGLRGLSSVFLIFKSKNQFETFSNKDKRPDRPEGNRPTSQLISALVLFGLFFTLAYSASGQNSTLGKEFWVGFMENDFTEAAVLVITADEEASGAIAYLGQTAHFDLQKGEQYVLKIKPYEANVIHYTSEEIENKGVYITSSGRVAVHAFNEQRYSADGTVVLPVKTLGKEYFVTSYYEEGYGPGTLLLVAVEDDTKVEITTPVNTFNGKQANTPFSITLDRGQSYQIKGFGDLTGAYVKVLGDEVGACGKIAVFGGNLCTTIGDCPACDHLFQQTYPISTWGTSYIHVGLKGRTSGELVRVLASEDGTKVIVAGENKGEIGRGESMTFDLEPDQSCKIETSKPSSVTVFSKGAFCNSMEDEELYHNGDPFMITYSPSDQFLKDLVFNSMKLPVIENHYVNIVVKSGTQGQTKLDGNSISGEFSPLSGDGDFQIARVRVAEGAHHLENPEGFAAYAYGFGRTESYGYAAGAALDNLNLDFSSSYEFDVIGEKVPCLNQEGAWQADISDPLYNYIVWDFGDGTELQYGHEVTHTFSEPGKYIVSVTASKSPNSCNDIEEASLEVVVLESKATLDGEANVCPDVKEIMYRLTDKEHIAQGEFEAIGGEIVENYGDSVLVKWGQEDPNAKLVFMPFSDNGCPGEQIELEIIVDQGLRAFQPIGPEVVCFDLNFSQVYSADPIIPGRTYEWEVMEGIISSGQGTGQVEVLWDKSGIEGAIGYKVFSDSNKVCSGNSPIVKVKVTDELASSHVTNVTCFGESSGKIELEILGGTPPYRYEWQHDLSLNRAVADNLPVGTYSVTITDNLGCSQLVKGVEVEEPTLLEIDELEASPTTCLGREDGMVRISIKGGVSPYRLSHNGLRDFEEEIALYDLAKGSYSIEVFDQNGCVVTVDFEITSPPFIEADVRLVKPACPGEQNGALVVDTEGIIGAQNFHWLNNGQTTALAMDLEKGVYEVEFRDVYNCIYVGKGEVEENAPELRMPTGFDPRQVPGVYAGVSNCEVDFDLWIYNRWGELVYFGDTGWDGTVNGERAPVGSYAYTLRYYMPLRGQIM; encoded by the coding sequence ATGAAGAAACTACTACCTTTTGATTGTTATTACTACAGCTTTATTTTTCAGTTAATAGCTAGAGTATCCCTTGCCCAAGGTTTGCGGGGGCTCTCATCCGTATTTTTGATTTTCAAGTCAAAGAATCAATTTGAAACATTTTCAAATAAAGACAAAAGGCCAGACCGACCAGAAGGTAATCGCCCAACATCGCAGCTTATCAGTGCGCTAGTCTTGTTTGGACTTTTTTTTACATTGGCCTATTCAGCCAGCGGGCAAAACTCTACTCTAGGAAAAGAGTTTTGGGTAGGATTTATGGAGAATGATTTTACTGAGGCAGCCGTTCTTGTTATTACTGCTGATGAGGAAGCGTCAGGAGCGATAGCGTATTTAGGACAAACCGCTCATTTTGATCTCCAAAAAGGAGAACAATATGTGCTGAAAATAAAACCTTATGAGGCGAATGTAATACATTACACGTCAGAAGAAATAGAAAATAAAGGGGTTTACATTACCTCGAGCGGTAGAGTAGCGGTTCATGCATTCAATGAACAACGATATTCGGCAGATGGAACAGTGGTTTTGCCAGTAAAGACGTTAGGAAAGGAATACTTTGTCACATCTTATTACGAGGAAGGATATGGCCCAGGTACTTTGCTGCTAGTAGCCGTGGAAGATGATACCAAGGTAGAGATCACCACCCCGGTAAATACCTTTAATGGAAAGCAAGCAAATACGCCTTTTTCCATTACGCTAGATCGTGGGCAAAGTTATCAGATCAAGGGATTTGGAGACCTGACAGGTGCCTACGTGAAAGTCTTGGGAGATGAGGTGGGAGCCTGTGGAAAGATTGCGGTCTTTGGAGGGAATTTGTGTACGACCATTGGTGACTGTCCGGCCTGTGACCATCTTTTTCAGCAGACTTACCCCATTAGCACTTGGGGTACCAGTTATATCCATGTAGGGCTGAAGGGGAGAACATCGGGTGAATTGGTTAGGGTGTTGGCATCCGAGGACGGAACAAAAGTCATCGTGGCGGGAGAAAATAAAGGAGAAATAGGACGAGGAGAATCTATGACGTTCGATTTGGAGCCGGATCAATCATGCAAAATAGAGACTTCTAAACCCTCATCTGTCACAGTTTTTTCCAAGGGGGCGTTTTGCAATAGCATGGAGGATGAGGAGTTGTACCATAACGGGGATCCATTTATGATCACCTACAGCCCGAGTGACCAATTTTTGAAGGATTTGGTGTTCAATTCCATGAAGTTGCCTGTCATTGAAAATCATTATGTTAATATTGTCGTAAAGTCAGGGACTCAGGGGCAGACGAAGTTGGATGGAAATTCGATTAGTGGTGAGTTTTCTCCACTATCGGGAGATGGTGATTTTCAGATAGCAAGGGTGCGCGTAGCAGAGGGAGCCCATCATCTGGAAAATCCAGAAGGGTTTGCAGCGTATGCGTATGGATTTGGGCGGACGGAATCCTACGGTTATGCAGCAGGTGCCGCATTGGACAATTTGAACTTGGATTTCTCCTCTAGTTATGAATTTGATGTTATTGGCGAAAAAGTGCCTTGCCTGAACCAAGAAGGAGCTTGGCAGGCCGATATTTCGGATCCTTTGTATAATTACATCGTATGGGATTTTGGTGATGGTACTGAATTGCAATATGGTCATGAGGTCACCCATACCTTTTCAGAACCTGGAAAGTACATCGTCAGTGTGACGGCATCCAAAAGCCCTAATTCTTGCAATGACATTGAAGAGGCTTCCTTGGAAGTAGTCGTTTTGGAATCAAAAGCTACGCTTGATGGAGAGGCAAATGTCTGTCCAGATGTAAAGGAAATCATGTATCGGTTAACTGACAAGGAGCACATTGCCCAGGGGGAATTTGAGGCCATTGGAGGAGAAATCGTAGAGAACTATGGTGATTCGGTTTTGGTAAAGTGGGGCCAAGAAGATCCCAATGCAAAGCTTGTTTTTATGCCGTTTTCTGATAATGGCTGCCCCGGAGAGCAGATAGAACTGGAAATAATAGTAGATCAGGGTTTGAGGGCTTTTCAGCCGATTGGTCCAGAAGTGGTGTGTTTTGACCTCAATTTCTCCCAAGTTTACTCAGCTGATCCCATAATACCGGGAAGGACATACGAATGGGAGGTTATGGAAGGGATAATATCCTCTGGACAGGGGACAGGTCAAGTGGAGGTATTATGGGATAAATCAGGAATAGAAGGTGCGATAGGTTACAAGGTTTTCAGTGATTCAAATAAGGTCTGCTCGGGAAATTCACCTATTGTAAAGGTGAAAGTAACCGATGAACTGGCCAGCTCTCATGTGACGAATGTGACTTGTTTTGGAGAATCATCAGGAAAAATCGAATTGGAAATTTTGGGAGGTACGCCTCCTTATCGCTATGAGTGGCAGCATGACCTTTCACTAAATAGAGCGGTAGCGGACAACCTTCCAGTAGGTACCTATTCGGTAACGATCACAGATAATTTAGGTTGTAGCCAGTTGGTCAAAGGGGTTGAAGTCGAAGAGCCTACCTTGCTTGAGATCGATGAACTGGAGGCATCACCTACAACTTGTCTAGGACGAGAAGATGGTATGGTTCGGATATCCATAAAAGGAGGGGTCTCGCCCTATCGGCTTAGCCATAATGGCCTTCGGGATTTTGAAGAAGAAATCGCCCTTTATGATTTGGCCAAAGGTTCTTATAGCATTGAGGTTTTTGACCAGAACGGCTGTGTGGTCACAGTGGATTTTGAGATTACTTCACCGCCATTCATCGAAGCGGATGTGAGACTGGTCAAGCCTGCCTGCCCAGGGGAGCAAAATGGAGCATTAGTGGTGGATACGGAAGGAATTATTGGCGCCCAAAATTTTCATTGGTTGAATAATGGACAGACGACTGCTTTGGCTATGGATCTGGAGAAGGGAGTGTATGAAGTAGAGTTTAGGGATGTCTACAATTGCATTTATGTGGGCAAGGGAGAGGTGGAGGAAAATGCTCCTGAGCTCCGGATGCCTACGGGATTTGATCCAAGGCAAGTGCCAGGAGTTTACGCGGGGGTGTCCAATTGTGAAGTTGACTTTGATTTATGGATTTATAACCGATGGGGGGAGTTGGTGTATTTTGGGGATACAGGTTGGGATGGTACGGTGAATGGGGAAAGAGCACCTGTGGGCTCTTATGCCTATACATTGAGGTACTATATGCCCTTGAGGGGACAGATCATGTAA
- a CDS encoding ROK family protein, whose amino-acid sequence MKVLVIDIGGSNIKILATGADDRIKIPSGSDFSPEEMIPLVKKHASDWEYDHVSIGFPGIVKNSDILTEPVNLGHGWETYDFEAAFGCPIKIINDAAMQALGSYEGKKMLFMGLGTGLGTAMIVNNVVIPMEAAHLPYRKATFEAYLGKAYFFKHGAKKWEKHVHNAVDYFFRAFQPDEIVLGGGNSKELQMVPDGCRLGSNKHAFKGGFRLWEEDFRV is encoded by the coding sequence ATGAAAGTACTTGTTATTGATATAGGAGGCTCAAACATCAAGATATTGGCTACCGGAGCGGATGATCGGATCAAGATCCCCTCCGGTAGTGATTTTTCTCCAGAAGAAATGATCCCATTGGTGAAAAAGCATGCCTCGGACTGGGAATATGATCATGTGTCGATTGGTTTTCCGGGGATAGTTAAGAACAGCGATATACTTACAGAACCAGTCAACTTGGGGCATGGCTGGGAAACTTATGACTTTGAAGCCGCTTTTGGTTGTCCCATCAAGATTATTAATGATGCGGCTATGCAAGCCTTGGGAAGCTATGAAGGCAAGAAAATGCTTTTTATGGGATTAGGGACAGGCTTGGGGACTGCAATGATCGTCAACAACGTCGTCATTCCTATGGAGGCGGCTCATCTGCCTTACCGTAAGGCTACCTTTGAAGCCTACTTGGGTAAAGCCTACTTTTTCAAACATGGCGCAAAAAAATGGGAGAAACATGTACATAACGCAGTAGATTACTTCTTCCGAGCCTTCCAGCCTGATGAAATTGTACTTGGCGGCGGTAACTCCAAAGAACTGCAGATGGTGCCAGATGGCTGCCGTTTAGGATCAAATAAACATGCCTTTAAGGGTGGTTTTAGACTCTGGGAAGAGGATTTTAGGGTGTAG
- a CDS encoding DUF1552 domain-containing protein — protein MGKKSWELDRRTFLKGLGVACMLPYMEAMGGPMRKLGSLSEAPKRLCFVYFPNGVGLPPASNPNHELWNWFPMGTGADYKFTNTLSPLERHRKEITVMGGLSHPKSRHLLGHLAGDTWLTGGDLRGSQYNNSISVDQVAVQHLAKHTRYPYLALSSDGGIGYKSRVSTLSFDPNGRPIPSEHRHREIFERYFAPGGGETSQLRKKSLQQEQKIVDLVLEDSKRLEKRLGKNDQMKLDEYMTSLNSVEEQIKRNEKWLNVPMKEFSADHINLNPNASVDPDSYIKSSFDLMVLGMQTDITRVMTYMMAREDGMGFGENYPKLALGLNKGHHAISHDKSKNHWQEWGSYDQWLAKQYAYFLDKMKTTEDEYGPLLDNTLVLYGSACSSTHDAINYPLVLAGGKNMGVKHGTYTDFKEEYPMSNLFVSMLNTMGIPVERFSDSTGKLNSDIFG, from the coding sequence ATGGGAAAGAAATCATGGGAACTCGATAGAAGGACTTTTTTGAAAGGTCTGGGTGTAGCTTGTATGTTGCCTTATATGGAGGCAATGGGAGGCCCAATGCGTAAACTGGGCTCCTTGAGCGAAGCACCTAAGCGACTTTGCTTTGTGTACTTTCCCAATGGGGTAGGGCTTCCGCCAGCATCTAACCCCAATCATGAACTATGGAATTGGTTTCCAATGGGAACGGGAGCAGATTATAAGTTCACCAATACCCTTTCACCTTTGGAGCGACATCGAAAGGAGATCACTGTCATGGGAGGGCTAAGCCATCCCAAAAGCCGACATTTATTGGGCCACTTGGCGGGGGACACTTGGTTGACCGGAGGAGATCTACGTGGCAGTCAATATAACAACAGTATTTCTGTGGACCAAGTAGCCGTGCAGCATCTTGCCAAGCATACGCGGTATCCGTATTTGGCACTTTCATCAGATGGGGGGATTGGGTATAAATCGAGGGTTTCTACCCTTTCGTTTGATCCAAATGGCCGACCGATCCCGTCCGAGCATCGGCATAGGGAGATTTTTGAGCGGTATTTTGCACCGGGAGGTGGAGAGACTTCACAGTTAAGGAAGAAGAGCCTACAGCAGGAGCAAAAGATCGTAGATTTGGTCTTGGAAGATAGCAAGCGACTTGAGAAGAGATTAGGTAAAAATGACCAGATGAAGCTGGATGAATACATGACCTCGCTCAATTCGGTGGAGGAGCAGATCAAGCGAAACGAAAAATGGCTGAACGTCCCGATGAAGGAATTTAGTGCCGATCATATCAACCTGAATCCCAATGCTTCTGTAGATCCGGATAGCTATATCAAATCGTCTTTTGACCTGATGGTATTGGGGATGCAGACGGACATTACCCGGGTCATGACCTATATGATGGCACGTGAAGACGGGATGGGCTTTGGTGAAAATTACCCAAAACTAGCACTAGGGTTAAACAAAGGGCATCATGCGATCAGTCACGACAAGTCCAAGAACCACTGGCAGGAGTGGGGAAGCTATGACCAGTGGCTGGCCAAGCAATATGCTTACTTCCTCGACAAAATGAAAACTACCGAGGATGAATACGGCCCGCTTTTGGACAATACCTTAGTGCTTTATGGAAGTGCTTGTAGTAGTACCCATGATGCCATTAATTATCCATTGGTGCTGGCGGGCGGTAAGAATATGGGCGTCAAGCACGGGACTTATACTGATTTTAAAGAAGAATACCCCATGTCCAATTTGTTTGTCAGCATGCTAAATACGATGGGGATCCCCGTGGAGCGTTTTTCAGATAGCACGGGCAAGCTTAATTCCGATATTTTCGGGTAA
- a CDS encoding DUF1592 domain-containing protein has translation MARYARHGEFWRDAPKEEKQLSDEERRVLVDWITASIQRAVALRKADQEPVIRRLTKDQYSNTLTDLLKVDVQFGNVLPDDAKSEMGFTNNGQVLGVSPLHVDYYKKIARSAMDKAIAPEKKPTATRYKITFGKGIGKGKTAAMIGGYQSAPINSEDFIVEILDENGRPIMPKDSVEKAQLDEVKRNIGVGMRGSNADRYQVVDEGIMLYSAVPHKEVTPKSWQGPSPNLKLLFRRNFPEEGDFVFRVKASRGYQWSGQKEGLIGLRNDQPADKLNETILLDPKKGRDLQNMSIQGQWMKPNELTENSSATFAFEAPRDGYYQIDFEHPYVGAEGMPSAELQIDKHKLQERFHFDEKFKEHSSMTTPLTLAYLKAGKHRLKIGGKFFTGFSKVIVTPFPEDHPVAQQLGAEAEKSRAKYDKDLPVIRTFAGERTDDGMDYQTFDTYRNVSNETGKWQDFTFKGRLENLPIPVIDTVETEILANIMILGLWNDYLVKDNEDSGPPLLIKELEFEAPYYPQWPPASHEAIFFDSPKKDDKAAYTEEILESFLTRAYRRPVEDEELRPYLEFWESIRGDYPRYEDGVKEVLVAALCSPNFLYLAEPEKETEEEDREYFLASRLSYFLWNAAPDEELMELAEEEDLHKDRYLKKQVNRMIDDDRIWNMVRRFSNEWLRVDRHEAMSTNVSAYPDFTRFVKKDMTEETYHFMHYVLQQDLSIMNLIESDFAMLNQNLAEFYGVEGVKGNQFRPVSVTPDMHRGGLLSQGAFLNGHSDGSQAHAIKRAVWVRGKILGDEPPPPPPNVPALDPETPGFEELTLKEQLFVHRDKAACMDCHKKIDPYGIAFENYNAVGRFETVASNGNEIDAKSELPNGEVVDGIGEIKSYILNMKQDTFTRSLVKHMFSYGLGRDVTFVDEREIEKIVSKVRDDNYSFRSVVENIVMSDSFKGEF, from the coding sequence TTGGCGCGCTATGCTCGACATGGTGAATTCTGGAGAGATGCCCCGAAGGAGGAGAAGCAGCTTTCAGATGAGGAACGAAGGGTGTTGGTGGATTGGATCACGGCATCTATCCAGCGGGCGGTAGCGCTTCGGAAGGCCGATCAAGAGCCAGTTATCCGGAGATTGACCAAGGACCAATATTCCAATACACTGACCGACCTGTTAAAAGTAGATGTGCAGTTTGGGAATGTGCTTCCTGATGATGCGAAATCAGAAATGGGTTTTACCAACAATGGACAGGTGCTTGGAGTTTCACCTCTTCACGTGGATTATTATAAAAAAATAGCCAGAAGTGCCATGGACAAGGCCATTGCACCAGAGAAAAAACCGACGGCTACACGGTATAAGATTACCTTTGGCAAAGGAATCGGTAAAGGAAAAACAGCGGCCATGATCGGTGGCTATCAGAGTGCACCGATTAACTCTGAAGACTTTATCGTAGAGATTTTGGACGAAAATGGCCGCCCTATAATGCCAAAGGATAGCGTAGAAAAGGCACAATTGGACGAGGTCAAGAGGAATATTGGAGTAGGAATGCGAGGATCCAACGCTGATCGCTACCAAGTAGTGGATGAGGGGATCATGCTTTATTCTGCTGTGCCACATAAAGAAGTCACCCCCAAATCCTGGCAGGGACCCTCACCTAACTTGAAACTTCTGTTCAGGAGGAATTTTCCCGAAGAAGGTGATTTTGTCTTCAGGGTAAAGGCTTCTAGGGGATACCAGTGGAGTGGTCAAAAAGAAGGGTTGATAGGCCTACGAAATGACCAGCCAGCGGATAAACTTAACGAAACCATCCTACTAGATCCTAAAAAAGGCAGGGATCTTCAGAATATGTCCATTCAAGGACAGTGGATGAAGCCTAATGAGCTTACAGAGAATTCCTCCGCTACGTTTGCATTCGAAGCACCACGTGACGGGTATTACCAAATAGATTTTGAACACCCTTATGTGGGGGCTGAAGGAATGCCGTCTGCGGAACTACAGATAGACAAGCACAAGCTGCAGGAGCGATTCCATTTTGATGAGAAGTTTAAGGAGCATTCTTCCATGACCACCCCGCTGACCTTGGCTTATCTAAAAGCGGGCAAACATCGACTAAAGATAGGAGGGAAGTTTTTTACTGGATTTAGTAAGGTTATCGTGACTCCTTTTCCTGAAGACCACCCCGTGGCTCAGCAACTTGGTGCCGAGGCCGAAAAAAGCCGTGCCAAATATGACAAGGACCTTCCTGTGATCAGGACCTTTGCCGGAGAAAGGACGGATGATGGTATGGATTACCAGACCTTTGATACATACAGGAATGTAAGTAATGAAACAGGGAAATGGCAGGATTTTACCTTTAAGGGACGCTTGGAGAACCTGCCAATTCCGGTGATTGATACCGTAGAAACTGAGATTTTGGCCAATATAATGATCTTGGGATTGTGGAATGATTACCTAGTAAAAGACAATGAAGACTCTGGCCCACCCTTGCTTATCAAGGAGCTGGAGTTTGAAGCACCTTATTATCCACAGTGGCCTCCGGCAAGTCATGAAGCGATTTTCTTTGATTCGCCCAAGAAAGATGACAAAGCAGCTTATACCGAAGAAATCCTCGAAAGCTTCCTGACAAGGGCTTACCGTCGACCAGTGGAAGATGAGGAGTTAAGGCCATACTTGGAGTTTTGGGAAAGCATAAGAGGTGACTATCCACGGTATGAAGACGGGGTCAAAGAAGTGTTGGTGGCGGCACTGTGTTCTCCTAATTTCCTATATCTCGCCGAGCCGGAAAAAGAAACAGAGGAGGAAGATAGAGAGTACTTCCTTGCTTCGAGGCTTTCCTATTTTCTCTGGAATGCCGCACCTGATGAAGAGTTGATGGAGCTGGCGGAGGAAGAGGACTTGCACAAGGACCGGTACCTGAAGAAGCAGGTAAACAGAATGATAGATGATGACCGCATCTGGAACATGGTAAGGCGGTTCTCGAACGAATGGCTGCGAGTGGATCGCCACGAAGCCATGAGTACCAATGTGAGTGCCTATCCTGATTTTACACGTTTTGTGAAAAAGGATATGACGGAAGAGACTTATCACTTTATGCACTATGTGCTTCAGCAGGACCTGAGCATCATGAACCTGATAGAGTCGGATTTTGCGATGCTCAACCAAAATCTAGCGGAGTTTTATGGCGTGGAAGGAGTGAAAGGAAATCAGTTTAGACCCGTTTCTGTTACCCCGGACATGCACCGTGGGGGCTTGTTGTCCCAAGGAGCATTTCTAAACGGGCACTCAGATGGCAGTCAAGCCCATGCAATAAAAAGGGCCGTTTGGGTCAGGGGCAAAATACTGGGTGATGAGCCACCGCCACCGCCACCAAATGTCCCGGCACTAGATCCAGAGACGCCTGGATTCGAAGAACTGACATTAAAAGAACAGTTGTTTGTCCATAGGGATAAGGCAGCATGTATGGATTGTCATAAAAAAATCGATCCGTATGGTATCGCCTTCGAAAACTATAACGCCGTGGGGCGCTTTGAGACGGTAGCTTCCAACGGAAATGAAATTGATGCCAAGTCGGAATTGCCTAACGGAGAGGTAGTTGATGGAATTGGCGAAATTAAATCGTATATTCTAAACATGAAGCAGGATACATTTACCCGCTCTTTGGTAAAACATATGTTTTCTTACGGTTTGGGCAGAGATGTAACCTTCGTGGATGAAAGAGAGATAGAAAAGATTGTAAGTAAAGTTCGGGACGATAATTATAGTTTCCGATCAGTGGTGGAAAACATCGTGATGAGTGACTCGTTTAAGGGCGAGTTTTGA